The genomic interval CTGGCGCGAGCCGGGTTTCGCGCAGCGGCAGCGCGTCGAGGTCCAGTTCCAGGGCACAGGTGCGCGGCGGCAGGCCCGACCGCTCCAGCGCCGCGGGATGCAGCTCGCCCGCGTGGCCGACGACCGCGCCGTCCACCACCAGTTCGGCGCAGCGGCCCGGATGGAACGGCAGGTAGGCCGCGGCCCGGCGCTCCAGCGTCACCCCCGCCGCGGCGGCGACGGCGTCGGCGAGCGCGAAGGCGTCGGCGGCCTCGGCGGCGCGGCCGGGACCCCACGGGCCACGGGGCTCGCGGCGGCCGGTCAGCACCGCCGCCACGTGCACCGGCTGGTCCGGCAGCGACTGCTCCAGGGTCGCGATCTGCTCGTCGGTGGGCCGCCGGTCCACCGGCAGCGGGTCCACGGCACGGGTCTCGCCGGACGGCAGCACCACCTGCGCGATGCTGTAGATCGCGAGGTCGCGCTCGCCGCGGGAGATGTTGCGGGCGGCCACTTCCAGCAGACCCGGCAGCAGCGTGGTCACCAACTCGGCGCGCTCCACGTCGAGCGGGTTGAGTACCCGCAGGGTCCGGCGGCGCGGATCGTCGGCGTCCAGTCCCCACTCGTCGAAGACGTTCTCCTGCAGGAAGACCGGGGCGGGCACCTCGACCGCACCCGCGAAGGCCAGCGCCCGGCTCACCGCCCGGCGGCGGCGCTGGGTGGGGGTGAAACCACGACCGGCGGGCGCGGTCGGCAGCACCGAGGGGATCTGTTCCAGACCCTCCAAACGCAGCACCTCCTCCACCAGGTCGGCGGGCTGGTTCAGGTCGGGCCGCCAGCTCGGCGGGGTGACCACGAGCTGTCCGTGCCCGGACGCGCTGACGTCGATCTCCACCGCACAGCCGACCTGCGCCAGCCGTCGGGCCGAGGTCCCGGTGGGGTAGACCACGCCCGCGGTGCGGTCGGCCAGATCCAGGTCCATCCGGATCGGTTCCGGCGCCGGTGTCGCGACCCGCACGTCGGTGAGTTCGGATTGCACTGTGCCACCGGCGATCTCGGCGAGCAGCGTGGCGGCGCGGTCCAGAGCGGCGACGTTCAGTTCGGGGTCGACGACGCGCTCGAACCGCCGTGACGCCTCCGAGGACAGCTTGTGCCGGCGCGCGGTCCGGGCGATCGCCACCGGGTTCCAGGTCGCCGCCTCCAGCAGGATCTCGGTGGACTCGGCGCCGACCTCGGTGGTCGCGCCGCCCATGATCCCGGCCAGTGAAATCACACCGGAATCGTCGGCGATCACCACGTCCTCGGCGTCGAGGACGCGCTCGGACTCGTCCAGCGTGCGCAGCGTCTCGCCGCGGTGAGCACGGCGAACCACCAAGCCGCCGTTGAGCTTTGCCGCGTCGAACGCGTGCAGCGGCTGGCCCAGCTCCAGCATCACGTAATTGGTCACGTCGACGGCCGGGGAGATCGGCCGCACGCCCGACAGCAGCAGCCGCCGCTGCAACCACCACGGGCTGACCGCCGCCGGATCGATACCGGTCACCCGGCGCGCGGCGAAACGGGTGCACAGCGACTCGGGTTCGAGCCGGACCGGCCAGGCGTCCGCCTCGTCGTCGGGCAGCGTGCGCACGGCCGGGTCGGCGTATTCCAGGTCGAAGCCGCAAGCCAGCTCGCGGGCCAGTCCGCGTACCGAGAAGGCGTAGCCGCGATCGGGCGTGATGGCCAGCTCGACCACCGTATCGTCCAGTCCCAGCACGTCATTG from Nocardia wallacei carries:
- the pheT gene encoding phenylalanine--tRNA ligase subunit beta — encoded protein: MRVAQSWLTEVLQRTTPEWSVTPEELDAGFVRVGLEVEEIDTLERITGGPDHPLVVGRVAEITELTEFKKPIRFCKVDVGRPELQEIVCGATNFAVGDLVVVVLPGGVLPGGFEISSRKTYGHVSNGMICSVAELGIGKDHSGILVLEPGTAEPGADANDVLGLDDTVVELAITPDRGYAFSVRGLARELACGFDLEYADPAVRTLPDDEADAWPVRLEPESLCTRFAARRVTGIDPAAVSPWWLQRRLLLSGVRPISPAVDVTNYVMLELGQPLHAFDAAKLNGGLVVRRAHRGETLRTLDESERVLDAEDVVIADDSGVISLAGIMGGATTEVGAESTEILLEAATWNPVAIARTARRHKLSSEASRRFERVVDPELNVAALDRAATLLAEIAGGTVQSELTDVRVATPAPEPIRMDLDLADRTAGVVYPTGTSARRLAQVGCAVEIDVSASGHGQLVVTPPSWRPDLNQPADLVEEVLRLEGLEQIPSVLPTAPAGRGFTPTQRRRRAVSRALAFAGAVEVPAPVFLQENVFDEWGLDADDPRRRTLRVLNPLDVERAELVTTLLPGLLEVAARNISRGERDLAIYSIAQVVLPSGETRAVDPLPVDRRPTDEQIATLEQSLPDQPVHVAAVLTGRREPRGPWGPGRAAEAADAFALADAVAAAAGVTLERRAAAYLPFHPGRCAELVVDGAVVGHAGELHPAALERSGLPPRTCALELDLDALPLRETRLAPVVSAFPAVLQDVSVSVEKTTPAAAVESALRTGAGELLEDIALFDVYEGAQAGEGRKSLTYALRFRAVDRTLTEDEASAARDAAVAAASDAVGAVLRA